One genomic segment of Actinoplanes ianthinogenes includes these proteins:
- a CDS encoding MMPL family transporter, whose product MTLSALGRSCARLRRPVLGAWLVLTLAGSVLGGQVFDRLAPTAGLRPDAESQLADRRIEQLSPEGPVVVAVVSGRDVYDPALVADVTAVTAGIRAMDGVAGVDDLYSAPGGRIGADNRSSLIRVELARGLPDDRRERVEDAVAAALHRIDAPEVLVGGEKLAERAFADQAVADAALGESVAFAVLLILLVLILGGFVAGAVPLAAALATVSVTLLGLVGLTALTAVSEFTVNVVTLLGIGLAVDYALLMIARFREERDADPEAPVAELLARTTATAGRTVLISGLAVGAAMAGLLAFAEPLLGAMALGGALVVLLATAAGLTAVPALIAVAHRRIRPARAPRPGLLARLAVLAEARPAPVALAVTAGLLVLSLPFVAGVNLENSDARALPASAEARQVQERVQRDFSAGQADPIVVVVDADPDRDFLDALNRLDGVLRVEARPDIPAGSAVLDVTPEGETAGRTSRDVVRAIRATDPPFRVLVGGAAAELVDYRDSVAGRFPLALLVILLSTAVLLFVLTGSVVVPVKALAMNALTLLATLGVLVVVFQWGVSASGAIDVTTPVLLFVFVFGLSMDYEVFLLARIREERSVRAGLAKSGPVVTAAALCIGVVFLGFLLGDLTAVKEIGFGMAVALLLDVTVVRGLLLPAVMKLLGDWNWWAPPRLRRLHERWFTPGTARVPVGKLTHRAPQL is encoded by the coding sequence GTGACGTTGAGCGCCCTCGGCCGTTCGTGTGCCCGCCTGCGCCGGCCGGTGCTCGGCGCCTGGCTGGTTCTGACCCTCGCCGGATCCGTCCTGGGCGGCCAGGTGTTCGACCGGCTCGCCCCCACCGCGGGCCTGCGGCCGGACGCCGAGTCGCAGCTGGCCGACCGGCGGATCGAGCAGTTGTCGCCCGAGGGCCCGGTGGTGGTCGCCGTCGTGAGTGGACGCGACGTGTACGACCCGGCGCTGGTCGCCGACGTCACGGCGGTCACCGCCGGGATCCGTGCGATGGACGGCGTCGCCGGGGTCGACGACCTGTACAGCGCGCCGGGCGGGCGGATCGGCGCCGACAACCGGAGCTCGCTGATCCGGGTCGAGCTGGCGCGGGGCCTGCCGGACGACCGGCGCGAGCGGGTGGAGGACGCGGTCGCCGCGGCGCTGCACCGCATCGACGCGCCCGAGGTGCTGGTCGGCGGCGAGAAACTGGCCGAGCGCGCGTTCGCCGACCAGGCCGTCGCCGACGCGGCCCTCGGCGAGTCGGTGGCGTTCGCCGTCCTGCTGATCCTGCTGGTGCTGATCCTCGGCGGCTTCGTGGCCGGCGCCGTCCCGCTCGCCGCCGCGCTGGCCACCGTGTCGGTGACGCTGCTCGGCCTGGTCGGGCTGACCGCGCTCACCGCGGTCAGCGAGTTCACCGTCAACGTGGTCACGCTGCTCGGCATCGGGCTGGCCGTCGACTACGCGCTGCTGATGATCGCCCGGTTCCGGGAGGAGCGCGACGCCGACCCGGAGGCGCCGGTCGCCGAGCTGCTCGCCCGGACCACCGCGACCGCCGGCCGGACCGTGCTGATCTCCGGGCTCGCCGTCGGCGCCGCCATGGCCGGGCTGTTGGCGTTCGCCGAACCGCTGCTCGGGGCGATGGCGCTGGGTGGCGCGCTCGTGGTGCTGCTGGCCACCGCGGCCGGGCTGACCGCGGTGCCGGCGCTGATCGCGGTGGCGCACCGCCGGATCCGCCCGGCCCGCGCGCCCCGGCCCGGCCTGCTCGCCCGGCTCGCCGTGCTCGCCGAGGCCCGGCCGGCACCGGTCGCGCTGGCCGTCACCGCCGGACTGCTCGTGCTGTCCCTGCCGTTCGTGGCCGGGGTCAACCTGGAGAACTCCGACGCCCGCGCGCTGCCCGCCTCGGCCGAAGCCCGCCAGGTGCAGGAGCGGGTGCAGCGCGACTTCAGCGCCGGGCAGGCCGACCCGATCGTCGTGGTGGTCGACGCCGACCCGGACCGCGACTTCCTGGACGCGCTCAACCGGCTGGACGGGGTGCTGCGGGTCGAGGCGCGTCCGGACATCCCGGCGGGCTCGGCCGTCCTGGACGTCACGCCGGAGGGCGAGACCGCCGGCCGGACCTCCCGCGACGTGGTCCGGGCGATCCGGGCGACGGATCCGCCGTTCCGGGTGCTCGTCGGCGGCGCCGCGGCGGAACTGGTCGATTACCGCGACTCGGTGGCCGGGCGCTTCCCGCTCGCTCTGCTGGTCATCCTGCTGTCCACGGCGGTGCTGCTGTTCGTGCTGACCGGCTCGGTGGTGGTGCCGGTCAAGGCGCTGGCGATGAACGCGCTCACCCTGCTCGCCACGCTCGGCGTGCTGGTCGTCGTCTTCCAGTGGGGCGTCAGCGCGTCGGGCGCCATCGACGTCACCACGCCCGTCCTGCTGTTCGTGTTCGTGTTCGGGCTGTCGATGGATTACGAGGTGTTTCTGCTCGCCCGGATCAGGGAGGAACGGTCCGTCCGCGCCGGCCTCGCGAAGTCCGGGCCGGTCGTCACCGCCGCCGCGCTCTGCATCGGCGTGGTGTTCCTCGGCTTCCTGCTCGGCGACCTGACCGCGGTCAAGGAGATCGGCTTCGGGATGGCGGTCGCGCTGCTGCTCGACGTGACGGTGGTCCGCGGCCTGCTCCTGCCGGCGGTGATGAAGCTGCTCGGCGACTGGAACTGGTGGGCGCCGCCGCGGCTGCGCCGGCTGCACGAGCGCTGGTTCACGCCCGGCACCGCCCGCGTGCCAGTCGGGAAGCTGACACATCGAGCACCACAGTTGTGA
- a CDS encoding caspase, EACC1-associated type, with the protein MGRHALVLGTATYHADPKLAALPGVRQDVDQVKTVLETDGDFDTVDARLDLPAAHLVQIVEEFYGARRTGDLALFYFSGHGIRHDDQHSLFLGAADTDPASLHSTAIDVEGVLRHMLNHTKASQKVVLLDCCFSGSFTARHRLGGGVRQEPRRLKRERGTFLLTSSSHFKASKAQGPDRPSVFTEVLLDGLRGAAQSTGEDGWITASDLSRYAMTEMSRRRQDKPVESSEGVTDPIPLVAGPGDRPQRSHRAPAEEPDDAPFTTDRWRQLLTYYVNCLQRSAVLQYFINPDDPDSAIAAPAGPEIILSATGPVPLTDRGLRLARSAEAGGRSLQYGYPLVALRQNGRPVRLAPLLVCDLTVGDDGSAHPAPPQPSPALIDQFQLAAVEADELRQAVAERLNPGDRRSLAEVVTLVATAFGLKPVSTLDPEQLVRPTSRGSINRVQNAGMVFAAGSKESPERQLIEDLGDIVKEVGKIEATALGALSADLGNARDEPDAATLTVALSSLNETQEEIIRAAMARPLTVAQGPPGTGKSQLVTALLATATAAGQSVLIGSTNNRAVNEVVERVTGMVGPGLVLRTGNKEYRQREPQFLADVMQAWQPPAPDDRGPFQELRLVKHEIERLREDLDQRRRLERDLADLAFERDGDLADLDDAALAGLVSRTDRALHSRWFGWWHRRRLRSQGVFDRPAIAALGERAVIEQCWRERRHELASRPGTAEEAWERLRTLQNDVRPEHSGQLLRAQITARVAGSTTLLRNRADEMAKPDGRSWSYLPELLSAVPGWATTAMSARRLKPEAGLFDLVIIDEAAQCTVPAILPMLYRAKRALIIGDPRQLAPVVDLADTDDRSEQARAGLGQEWLTDRRLTYRGHSAYEAFATAAGGTVLLNEHYRCHPEIVEAPNRVVYQNRLTVLTDPARLAAPAEPATRWVDVPGHFTRGATGSGRNADEVQAVVGEVQRLRKDYPDASIGVVTPLAEQQRALDRALQDVDLGADLLCATIHKFQGSEKDIMVISPVGAQGISDRTRGWLVNETNLWNVAITRARSQLIVVGDRSWWSGQRGLITALALPPAPEAGAADLGPRPVDRLIPGLREAGLTVRWGTPLPGYPVDLTVGLGDRSLAVLVDDPEGDPDGRPFRRTLGRLDIIASVTEVRRIPAWRCLAEPERVVAELAGHLTAPERLPAGG; encoded by the coding sequence ATGGGCCGGCACGCGCTGGTGCTGGGCACCGCCACCTATCACGCCGACCCGAAACTCGCCGCGCTGCCCGGCGTCCGCCAGGACGTCGACCAGGTGAAGACCGTGCTGGAGACCGACGGCGACTTCGACACCGTCGACGCTCGCCTCGACCTGCCCGCGGCTCACCTGGTCCAGATCGTCGAGGAGTTCTACGGCGCGCGTCGCACCGGCGATCTCGCGCTCTTCTACTTCTCCGGCCACGGCATCCGGCACGACGACCAGCATTCGCTGTTCCTCGGGGCCGCCGACACCGACCCGGCGTCGCTGCACTCGACGGCCATCGACGTCGAGGGCGTCCTGCGGCACATGCTCAACCACACCAAGGCCAGTCAGAAGGTGGTCCTTCTCGACTGCTGTTTCTCCGGCTCGTTCACCGCCCGCCATCGGCTCGGCGGCGGCGTACGCCAGGAGCCGCGCCGCCTCAAGCGGGAACGCGGCACGTTCCTGCTCACGTCGAGCAGCCACTTCAAGGCGTCGAAGGCGCAGGGCCCCGATCGCCCGTCGGTCTTCACCGAGGTCCTGCTCGACGGGCTGCGGGGCGCGGCGCAGAGCACCGGCGAGGACGGCTGGATCACCGCGAGCGACCTGTCCCGCTACGCGATGACCGAGATGTCACGCCGCCGTCAGGACAAACCGGTCGAGTCGAGCGAGGGCGTCACCGACCCGATCCCGCTCGTGGCCGGACCGGGTGACCGTCCACAACGCTCTCACCGAGCGCCCGCGGAGGAGCCGGACGACGCCCCGTTCACCACCGACCGATGGCGGCAGTTGCTCACCTACTACGTCAACTGCCTGCAACGCTCCGCGGTCCTCCAGTACTTCATCAACCCGGACGACCCGGACTCCGCCATCGCCGCGCCCGCCGGCCCGGAGATCATCCTCTCGGCCACCGGGCCGGTCCCGCTGACCGATCGCGGGCTGCGGCTGGCCCGGTCCGCCGAGGCCGGTGGCCGTTCCCTGCAATACGGCTACCCGCTGGTGGCGCTGCGGCAGAACGGCCGGCCGGTCCGGCTGGCGCCGCTGCTCGTCTGCGACCTGACGGTGGGCGACGACGGATCGGCACATCCGGCGCCGCCGCAGCCCAGCCCGGCTCTGATCGACCAGTTCCAGCTGGCCGCGGTGGAGGCCGACGAGCTGCGGCAGGCCGTGGCCGAACGGCTCAACCCCGGTGACCGCCGATCTCTCGCCGAGGTCGTCACCCTGGTGGCGACCGCGTTCGGGCTCAAGCCGGTGTCCACTCTCGACCCGGAACAGCTGGTCCGGCCGACGAGCCGAGGATCGATCAACCGCGTGCAGAACGCCGGGATGGTGTTCGCCGCCGGCAGCAAGGAGTCCCCGGAGCGGCAGCTGATCGAAGACCTGGGCGACATCGTCAAAGAGGTCGGAAAGATCGAGGCGACGGCGCTCGGCGCCCTCTCCGCCGACCTGGGGAACGCGCGGGACGAGCCGGACGCCGCGACGCTGACCGTGGCTCTCAGCTCGCTCAACGAGACCCAGGAGGAGATCATCCGGGCGGCGATGGCCCGGCCCCTGACCGTCGCACAGGGACCACCCGGCACCGGCAAGAGTCAGCTGGTCACCGCCTTGCTGGCCACCGCCACGGCGGCCGGGCAGAGCGTGCTGATCGGCTCGACCAACAACCGGGCCGTCAACGAGGTCGTCGAGCGGGTCACCGGCATGGTGGGCCCCGGGCTGGTGCTGCGCACCGGGAACAAGGAGTACCGGCAACGGGAGCCGCAATTTCTTGCCGACGTGATGCAGGCCTGGCAACCGCCGGCGCCGGACGATCGCGGCCCGTTCCAGGAGTTACGACTCGTGAAGCACGAGATCGAGCGACTGCGCGAGGATCTCGACCAGCGCCGCCGGCTGGAGCGGGATCTTGCCGACCTCGCCTTCGAACGGGACGGCGACCTCGCCGACCTCGACGACGCCGCCCTGGCCGGGCTGGTTTCGCGGACCGACCGGGCACTGCACAGCCGGTGGTTCGGGTGGTGGCACCGCCGGCGCCTGCGGTCGCAAGGGGTGTTCGACCGTCCGGCGATCGCCGCCCTCGGCGAGCGAGCAGTCATCGAGCAGTGCTGGCGGGAGCGGCGCCACGAGCTCGCGTCTCGCCCGGGCACCGCCGAGGAAGCCTGGGAACGGTTACGGACCCTGCAGAACGACGTCCGGCCGGAGCACAGCGGTCAGCTGCTCCGCGCCCAGATCACCGCCCGCGTGGCCGGCAGCACGACCTTGCTGCGGAACCGGGCCGACGAGATGGCCAAGCCGGACGGCCGGAGCTGGTCCTACCTTCCCGAGCTGCTCTCCGCCGTTCCCGGCTGGGCGACCACCGCGATGTCGGCCCGCCGGTTGAAGCCCGAGGCGGGACTCTTCGACCTGGTGATCATCGATGAGGCCGCCCAGTGCACCGTCCCGGCCATCCTGCCGATGCTCTATCGGGCCAAGCGCGCCCTGATCATCGGAGACCCCCGGCAGCTCGCCCCGGTCGTCGACCTCGCCGACACCGACGACCGGAGTGAGCAGGCCCGCGCCGGTCTCGGGCAGGAGTGGCTCACCGACCGCCGGCTCACCTATCGCGGCCACTCGGCGTACGAGGCGTTCGCCACCGCGGCCGGCGGCACGGTGCTCCTGAACGAGCACTATCGGTGCCACCCGGAGATCGTCGAGGCGCCGAACCGGGTCGTCTATCAGAACCGGTTGACCGTTCTCACCGACCCGGCCCGGCTGGCCGCACCGGCCGAGCCCGCCACCCGCTGGGTGGACGTGCCGGGCCACTTCACCCGGGGCGCGACCGGCTCCGGCCGCAACGCCGACGAGGTGCAGGCCGTGGTCGGTGAGGTACAGCGGCTCCGCAAGGACTACCCGGACGCCTCGATCGGCGTGGTGACACCCCTGGCCGAGCAGCAGCGAGCTCTGGACCGGGCGCTCCAGGACGTCGATCTCGGCGCCGACCTGCTGTGCGCGACCATTCACAAGTTCCAGGGCAGCGAGAAGGACATCATGGTCATCTCGCCGGTCGGCGCACAGGGCATCAGCGATCGCACCCGCGGCTGGCTCGTGAACGAGACGAACCTGTGGAACGTCGCGATCACCCGGGCCCGATCTCAGCTGATCGTCGTCGGCGACCGATCGTGGTGGTCCGGGCAGCGCGGCCTGATCACCGCGCTCGCCCTGCCACCGGCGCCCGAGGCCGGCGCCGCCGATCTGGGCCCGAGGCCGGTCGACCGGCTGATCCCCGGACTGCGCGAGGCCGGGCTGACGGTGCGGTGGGGCACACCCCTGCCCGGCTATCCCGTCGATCTCACGGTCGGCCTCGGCGACCGCAGTCTGGCCGTGCTGGTCGACGACCCCGAAGGTGATCCGGATGGCCGGCCGTTCCGCCGGACGCTGGGGCGGCTCGACATCATCGCCTCGGTCACCGAAGTACGGCGGATACCGGCCTGGCGGTGTCTCGCCGAACCGGAGCGGGTCGTCGCCGAGCTGGCCGGCCATCTCACCGCGCCAGAGCGGCTCCCAGCCGGCGGATGA
- a CDS encoding arginase family protein, whose amino-acid sequence MTTVLCVPQWQGSASEQAPRLMTGAHRAAALIPADAVVTVPVLETGGEKAAGIRAFDVLVENQRLIREALAGIDGPVITVGGECSVDIAPIAAARERYGDALTVLYIDAHPDVYSVDTLPSGAFHAMVVRALLGDGPPGLTPAEPLTPRQIIIGGERANIPVEHEYLARRGLRRHGVDDLERVLDGLTGPVYVHVDLDVLEPADFGATCYPEPDGVRAERLFDLVSRVDGVVGAAVTECAPAGGLTEGEADVIRRLGAALAR is encoded by the coding sequence GTGACTACCGTGCTGTGCGTTCCGCAGTGGCAAGGGTCGGCGTCCGAGCAGGCGCCGCGGCTCATGACCGGCGCACACCGCGCCGCCGCGCTCATCCCCGCCGACGCCGTGGTGACCGTGCCCGTGCTGGAGACCGGCGGCGAGAAGGCCGCCGGGATCCGCGCGTTCGACGTGCTCGTGGAAAATCAGCGACTGATCCGGGAAGCCCTGGCGGGCATCGACGGCCCGGTCATCACCGTCGGCGGTGAGTGCTCGGTCGACATCGCGCCGATCGCCGCCGCCCGCGAGCGCTACGGCGACGCGCTGACGGTCCTGTACATCGACGCGCACCCGGACGTCTACAGCGTCGACACCCTGCCCTCCGGCGCCTTCCACGCCATGGTCGTGCGTGCGCTGCTCGGCGACGGGCCGCCCGGGCTCACCCCGGCGGAGCCGCTGACGCCGCGGCAGATCATCATCGGCGGTGAGCGGGCGAACATCCCGGTCGAGCACGAGTACCTGGCGCGCCGCGGGCTGCGCCGGCACGGCGTCGACGACCTGGAGCGGGTGCTCGACGGCCTGACCGGCCCGGTGTACGTCCACGTGGACCTCGACGTCCTGGAGCCGGCCGACTTCGGCGCCACCTGCTATCCGGAGCCGGACGGCGTCCGCGCGGAGCGGCTGTTCGACCTGGTCAGCCGGGTGGACGGCGTGGTGGGGGCGGCTGTCACGGAGTGCGCGCCCGCGGGCGGCCTCACCGAGGGTGAGGCCGACGTCATCCGCCGGCTGGGAGCCGCTCTGGCGCGGTGA